One Vitis riparia cultivar Riparia Gloire de Montpellier isolate 1030 chromosome 4, EGFV_Vit.rip_1.0, whole genome shotgun sequence genomic window carries:
- the LOC117912701 gene encoding uncharacterized protein LOC117912701 isoform X5, whose protein sequence is MVQFEPSASNYSFKSNRSGNCKENVEVLGKRKVESIRRKYHAMRKRIHNVPNADGYMCNGGGCEEHIVLDNEPPVGSYVLGDRVLSHFGLQDNVPQDIPHIIGDNLVDFGNCSGFEDRGLPDRNLFNNNDFERKPLSTLDSLNTNLGNVGSEFGGGQHCESPVSDGSASLHQMGFPSPLPRVPLWKTIEDISAPVMPINVNLGDRAVSAEETLTLAAADDGNKPCSSGYAVHSQPTLKDTCVGLNNSTAITDGEFADLSDSLFNFSDENELLFMEADGKDPMDKSCLDNLDSVLLSSPNEVHVDDMANISDPETLISGTSIVIHGSACPAELVVSADPLQSSHSNQEGVHSEVTMPSSTLISNPHSSELQEGVMYCTLNTEDGEIPYNDDNFLPTTFASTTQPIFEEACEPAFSSDIQKDSEQAPSLMNKDKNPAPSFKAPQMIGKDRMPEIVPDHQFIGCGNRSELSGDNCLATASRHVNSIPGVPSHHSSAHATPNSVMDGAPGRGVLNVKSREKEAPGTYGEHLFLHAGSGSTKMNFLEPINSLMSDQEESESDDDVPYFSDIEAMILEMDLCPEDQDSYIGSKVSRYQHEDARKVIIRLEQCAQSSMQRAIASQCALAIFYGRHLKHYIKKAEVILGRATNEIDVDIDLSKEGRANKISRRQAIIRMQGDGSFLLKNLGKNVILLNGQEVATGQVGGLSSSSLIEIRGMRFVFEVNQKSVRRYLANVAKKGQVKSTNFEWSPNGVS, encoded by the exons ATGGTTCAGTTTGAACCTTCAGCATCCAATTATTCGTTCAAATCTAACAGATCGGGTAATTGTAAAGAAAACGTAGAGGttcttggaaaaagaaaagtcgAAAGCATTCGTAGAAAGTATCATGCTATGCGGAAGAGGATTCACA ATGTGCCAAATGCTGATGGCTATATGTGCAATGGAGGTGGTTGTGAAGAGCATATAGTTCTTGATAATGAGCCTCCTGTTGGCAGTTATGTGCTGGGAGATCGTGTCTTGAGCCATTTTGGTCTTCAAGATAATGTACCCCAAGATATTCCTCATATTATAGGAGATAATTTAGTTGACTTCGGGAATTGCTCAGGCTTTGAGGACAGAGGGCTTCCAGATAGAAACCTATTCAATAACAATGATTTTGAGAGAAAGCCCTTGTCTACTCTTGATTCACTAAATACAAATTTAGGAAATGTTGGCTCTGAATTCGGAGGAGGACAGCATTGTGAATCACCTGTTTCAGATGGTAGTGCTTCACTTCACCAAATGGGGTTTCCATCACCACTTCCTAGGGTGCCTCTGTGGAAAACAATTGAGGACATTTCAGCACCTGTGATGCCAATCAATGTCAACCTGGGAGATAGAGCTGTAAGTGCAGAAGAGACATTGACACTTGCTGCTGCTGATGATGGTAATAAACCATGCTCTTCAGGGTATGCTGTCCATTCACAGCCAACATTGAAAGACACATGCGTTGGATTAAATAACTCAACTGCTATCACAGATGGTGAGTTTGCAGATCTTTCAGATTCTCTCTTTAACTTCTCAGATGAGAATGAGCTTCTCTTTATGGAGGCTGATGGGAAAGACCCAATGGATAAGTCTTGTTTGGATAATCTTGACTCAGTTCTGTTGAGTTCTCCCAATGAAGTTCATGTTGATGATATGGCCAATATTAGTGACCCTGAGACATTGATTTCAGGTACATCGATTGTAATACATGGCAGTGCATGTCCTGCTGAATTAGTTGTTAGCGCTGACCCGTTACAATCCAGTCACAGCAATCAGGAAGGTGTTCATTCAGAGGTCACTATGCCATCATCTACATTAATTTCAAATCCTCATTCTTCTGAACTGCAGGAAGGGGTTATGTACTGCACATTGAATACTGAGGATGGTGAAATCCCATAcaatgatgataatttcttgCCTACTACATTTGCTTCCACAACACAGCCAATTTTTGAAGAGGCTTGTGAGCCAGCATTCTCCTCTGACATCCAGAAGGACAGTGAACAAGCACCAAGCTTAatgaataaagataaaaatccTGCACCATCTTTCAAGGCTCCCCAGATGATAGGAAAAGATAGAATGCCAGAAATTGTTCCAGACCACCAATTTATTGGTTGTGGAAACAGATCTGAATTGTCTGGTGACAACTGTTTGGCTACAGCTTCCAGACATGTTAACAGCATTCCTGGAGTCCCAAGTCATCATAGTTCAGCACATGCAACTCCAAACTCTGTCATGGATGGAGCTCCTGGGCGAGGGGTTCTAAATGTCAAATCAAGG GAAAAAGAAGCTCCAGGTACATATGGGGAGCATTTATTTTTACATGCAGGATCAGGTTCCACCAAAATGAATTTTCTGGAACCAATAAACTCTTTAATGTCTGATCAAGAGGAATCTGAAAGTGATGATGATGTGCCCTACTTTTCTGACATCGAAGCAATG ATACTTGAGATGGACTTGTGTCCAGAAGATCAGGATTCATATATTGGTAGCAAAG TCTCAAGATATCAACATGAGGATGCTAGGAAGGTGATCATAAGGTTAGAACAGTGTGCTCAATCTTCAATGCAAAGAGCTATTGCATCTCAATGTGCACTTGCCATCTTCTATGGCCGCCATTTGAAGCATTATATTAAAAAGGCTGAG GTAATACTTGGTAGAGCAACAAATGAGATTGATGTTGATATTGACTTGTCAAAGGAAGGGCGTGCTAATAAAATATCTAGACGGCAG GCTATCATAAGGATGCAAGGGGATGGATCTTTCTTATTGAAGAATCTCGGGAAGAATGTAATTTTATTGAATGGCCAAGAAGTCGCTACTGGACAGGTTGGGGGTCTTAGTTCAAGTAGTTTGATAGAG ATAAGGGGAATGAGATTTGTGTTTGAAGTGAATCAAAAATCTGTGAGGCGGTATCTGGCAAATGTTGCCAAAAAAGGCCAAGTAAAGAGCACCAATTTTGAATGGTCCCCTAATGGGGTTTCATGA